CGCTTAAGTTTGATTGAATTAATACTCTATTTTAAGCGAGTGGGAAATGAGagtaatattattaatttagttAATTACTTGAATGTTTGCACTTTTTAATTGGAAGGTTTAAGAATCTATATCACATGCTTATATAGTTTTCTTCAGTTgattattcctaatatgttacagttaggagaattttattgttaCCACAGTGAAGTCTTTAAAAGAAATTTAGTTTATATGCTAATACAAGTGATAATAACTTCTGCTAAAGCTTGGTAATCTTGAGGTTCATGTCCAAGTATGGTGTATGTAAGGAACATTATACTCTCGACAAGTTTGAATGAGTTCAGTAGTTATTGCATGTCTGATCTCCGCAACGTTAGAAATACATTGTTGtatcaaataaatacaaataaatcatATGTTATTTTTATGGTTAAATgctaatttttatcattttcaataaatttGATTCTGTTCTATTTCGCCTCGATTATTTAGTGAAGAAAACAAAAAGGCACTAACATTCAATCAGTTTTTCATCTGGTCATTCTATTGCTTTCCCACGTTTCTTACTGCTATCATTTTCGGGCTTCTTTTCTGTCTTAGCCAAAGATGATCACTGCCTATTGTTTACTTTTGATGTGGTCAAATTTTTAGCAATTCCCAGCTTCCAGTCATCTGTTTGTTACAATTACCCTTATGCATCTGatctattttctttttgtttcagATATACTCCACATTTTCTCATACTTGCCTAGGGATCTGAATTTTCTTGAGCACTCAAGTAATATTGGTTATAAAGAGTGAGAATACTATCACTTGACTCTGGTTTCATAGGATCTCTCTTTCTGATGGCAAACAGATCTGGTCTTTGATGACTGCTGTTGAGTAACTTTGCATTACCTATTATGTTTTGTAGGTTTTCTAGGGTGAGGCCTATTATAATAGATCCTGGTTTATATCATCTGAAGAAATCTGGCGTGTTCTGGGCTAAGGAGAAAAGATCTGCTCCTGCTTCTTTCAAGGTGTTCATGGGTACTGCTCGAGATTTGCTTCCTTTTCCGTATACAACCATATTTTATGCATGCATAAGTGTGTTCTACATTGTAGTgattcatttatttttctacTCCACTGATAGGTAATTGGTTTGTTTTTGAGAAGGAAAGTGGgaataaaataaagattagTAATCATTTAttcataagataacataataaaaatgtGCTAGTGATAAGTTTCTAATGAAGGATTGTAAGggcaaacaaaaaaaacaacaacagaGCTCTAAGGGCATGATGAAGCAGCGTAACATGCTTCCTACTGGTATCTAGTGTTAAATTAACAGATGTTGGACAATGATTACTTTGACATAAGTTGGATAACAAAACTCTTCCTTTTTTACGGCAGTGAGGAGAGGGGAACTGGGGAAGGGGTGCGGTGGCCTGAGTAGGGGGTCGTGGAACTAGACGTTCCATCATCTTATTTGGGTATATGCCTTTTTTTATTAGCCATTTTTGATCTTCCGTTGTGACCCCATTATTTGTCACCTTCTAATGCAAAACACATGTAGACATCAGGATACATGAATTTGGACTCGGAGAATAGATAGCTATCAACCTGATTTTTGAACTGTTTTCTCATAAATGCTGTATATAATCAAACTAGGAGTGAGTTTGCTGGATCAGGTATCTGCTTTCCTCTTGATGATTTTGTATCAAAATGATATGCTTGATGCCTTCCAAATTCTGAGCAAAATAGTGTGGCAACAAAAAATTGTGTAACATAGATGAGTAACGGCCGTTCTTTTGGTGATTAATTGACACTTGTTTATGCTTTCCAACACTATATATATTAAGGATCATATTCGAAGGTAGAATATGTGTTGAGTCCCACATCAGTGGGATGAGGAGAAATTGGTCTCTTTATATGGTCCTGGGCAATCCTCACCTCTTGAGCTAGCTTTaggggttgagttaggcctAAGGTCCATCTCAATTCATGGTTTACCTATGTAAGGCCCCCATATTAAATTGTCTACAATTAGTCTTTTTATATGGTTTTGGCCAATTCTTACTTCTTGAGCTAAGCTTTTGGGGTTGGTAAAAGCTACCGAAATAGTCATATAGCTCAATCCTTAAACTGTTGGCTCCTTTCTCGTAAAAAAAAATACGTTTCCCTAAAGTcatttgttgttttgttttCACTTCCAGGGTCTGAATGGGTGATGCTCTCAAGGCCATTCCTTGAGTTTTGTATTTGGGGCTGGGACAATCTACCGCGCACTCTTCTGATGTACTACACAAATTTCTTGTATTCTCTCGAAGGCTACTTCCACACCATTGTCTGCAATCACAAAGACTACCAGAACACGACAGTGAACCACGACTTACATTACATCAAATGGGATAATCCCCCGAGGCAGTATCCTATCAATTTAACACTCAAGCACTTTGAGGACATGATCCAGAGCGGTGTCCCCTTTGCTCGTACTTTTGCTACTGATGATCCAGTTCTTGATAAAATTGACAAGGACATCTTAAGAAGATCTCATGGCCGGTTTTCGTCAGGGGCTTGGTGTGTGGGAACTTCTGCTTTAGGCAAAGATCCTTGTATAGTTTATGGAAGTATAGATGCTGTGAAACCATCAGCAGGCTCAAGAAGCCTAGAGAAACTTGTACTTAAGCTCCTTGATACTGAAAATTTCAGGTCAAGACAATGTAAATAAATTATACACTATCCTTTTTTCCTCTTGAAAatctcttttttctcttttcattttctttttctttttgcctcTTTGCTTTGTTTAGTTATTTGGCATGCTGTGAATCAAACCCTTTTGTCTGTTACTtggttacaacaacaacatacccaaccCCCTTATCCCTACATTGGGAAGGTAGAGAGACTTTATTcataatcaaaaaaataataatacaataataaaaaagtCATGtcgaaaataatgaagaaagcAATGATAatcgaaataaaaaaaaatgtaataataaatttaaaaataagatagtagaagagtaatattaataatcgataaaaaaaaaactagacaACATTCGAGTACGTGATGTCTAATCACACATCACAAATATGTTATTTATCATAGTCAAACTCTCACACCTTCTCACCGAAGCACCGAGGGACAAGACCGTAAAAGGCAATAGAGAGAATGAAATAGCGGGAACACAAGCCTTTTGACTTTAAGGTCGTGTTTGGTCAAAACTCTCTGCTCTTTTTCTTGTACTAATAATAATTGTCTTTTTCGACCATTCAGTTTTGTTATTGATCCTTGTCTTCAAACACACTCAACTTTCAGGTTCTTCACTTTCTTCcccaatttcttttttttggatccaaataaaattgtaTAAATTATTCTAGGGTTTTTGCTTGAGATTGAAATTCAGTTGTGAAATTTGGTACTATGATATCTCAATTGCTTTATTTTGTaaattgtataatttttttgttgtttaattAGTAATGTACATAATCTCTGCATTTTGGATTCCTGGGTAGTAATGTAGAATTTTATGATGCAGTAACCGTTTCATAAGTTTGTCAATCTTACTATTTCATTGAAATGACGATACTGAAGTtgtcatttttataaaaaaaagtgttAATGGTAAAAAACACTTTTTGCGAGTTTTATATCTAACTATCACTTGTTTCCTTTTTCTACTTAAACTATCACCATAAAATACACCTTAAAACTGATTAGGCTAACTATCAGTTGTTTCCTTTTCCTACCTGAACTATCACGGTCTACTCAACTAGGTGTGTTTAGATACATAGATGAGTATAATTCAGGTAGGGAAATGGAACAACTGGTGATAGTTCTGGTAGGAAAAGAGAGCAACTGATAGTTGTAGTGTGAAACTCGCGAAAAAGTGATggtttaggtgtgtttttggccattatctctttttttttaaaaaaaaataaaagttaacgAGATAAAAGTCTCATATACGGTTCTAAGAGGGGGAGTTCTGCCTAATTCAATAATGTATATGATTGGTTCAAAGAATGTCTCGAGATTCAAGCAACTACGGATGatataaatagtaaatacacATTCCTCCCCACGTCAATATGTTTTATTGTTTAGGGGGGAGTTATGCTTACTTGTTCTTTTAGTATAAGTACCTACTGGGTTTGCTTTGACTTTTTACTATTGTTTTGCTGTTATTGAGGCTTTTGCTTCATATCTTCTTGCTTACATTTGCAAAGAATTGTACTACTGAGTTATTCTGGTCGACCTATGAAAGCATTAGTCAATCAACTGTTCATCAATCCCACACAAGTTTGGGTTAAATATATTTATCCTTTATATCCACATGAAGGAGTATGTGTATTAAATTGGTGTACTAACTTGAGGACGACATatatttttctctcctttttttgtCACAAGGAAATCTGCTTGTATGATGGATGGAAAAACCTCTGCAAGCACTATTCAAGGATTCAATCGGAGATGTTCTGAGGGAAAGGGTTCATTCCGAGCTACAACAGATAATAATGACAAAACTTTGCATGTTAATCAGCATGCTCAGACTAGGTGATTCAATTAACTGAtgcttttctttctctttcattTTGCTGTATGGTTATGAAGTCCTATAAAAGGTTCTGATTCCTatatatttttctgaaattGTGTAAAGTGACACGGCAAAGCTGAAGAAAGGCTCAAAAATTGTCGGAGGAGGTCTAAGACAATACAGTATAATGGGTCGGTGATGATCGAAGGAATGCTTAATGTTTTACACATTATGCCCTTTTTTGGGTAATTCCTTTTGTTCTGGATAAcgattttgattttttcatttttaacttgTCAATTTGCAGTTTGTAAGAAGGTGGAAGATAAGGGACGAATCACATACAGTGAGGTAATTTTGATCCTTTATTCTGCTAGACTAAATGATTACGAAGGTAGACCTAGTAAATATCTATCTTATGCATCATAAGTTGCACCTTCTCAATCTTCACAGCATTTCTGTCTTCACTTATTAACTAAGAATTTACTCTGAGTATCTGTATTCTGCCGCATATTGGCTACAAGCCTATAAGGACAAACTGATTAAACATCAATTTATTGCTCGTTCAATGAAATGTTGCAATATTGAACATTATTTGTCATGCTTAAGTGGAAGTCCATATGAAAGATTGCTTTTTTGGGTAGAGCAATGGTGGTATTGAATCTTAAACAAGAAGTAAAACATTGTACCGCCATAGATATTTTAGGCGCTTACACAATTCAACTTGGGTTGTTATACCAATCCTTGCTAATGTGAAAATATTTCTTGACCAATGACTAGCAAAGCTTATAGTTTATTCTGCATTTCTATATGCATGGAGATTTAAAAGCATATTTAAGTCAGATCCAGCTAAACACATCAGTTGAAAGTACATTAGTGTGacttttctttgattcttgTTATATATGCATATGACATATAGATTATCATTCCTGATTTATAGGTTGCAGACGAAATCATAGCCGAGTTAATGGCAATGGAAAGCAGTTCCTCAGTTCCCCTTAATGAGGTTAAGTGCAGATCTCAAGACGTCAATTCTTTCTTTCTCCATCTACTATGATTTGAATATAATGCTTTATAACCTTTCCAGTCAGATGAGAAGAATATACGTAGACGAGTATATGATTCGCTCAATGTCCTTATGGCCCTCGACGTTATCGAAAGAGATAGAAAGGAGATCCGCTGGAAGGGCCTTCCTGATTCAGATTCAAGGGACATGGAGGAAACGAAGGTTAGGAGGTAGCTtaagatttaaaattttatcatcATTTCTCGCTATCTTTTGTCTGTATGCATAAGGCTTAAGCTTTATGATCAAATGCTGATGGAAATCTTGGGCTGTTTGAAAGCGGTTGCTTTAGTTGCTAAGGGTGAAACAGTAATTGTGACAGATGCCTAAACTGTGTTGATGAGCAAAATGGCTGTCTAAAAGtgtatgagcccgtttggatgagcttaaaaaaagtaacttttatgtatgaagtgcttttagaactttgaagtgctgaaagttatttttataaataagcagttgagtgtttggataaaagtgcttaaatgaggaaaatgaagtgaattttagggttaaaagaataaaaagggtagtttggaaatttagttaaaatataagggatataaaagtaatttccatggtcaaagaaaatgactttaagcacttagaaaaaaaaagttagaaatcctataaaaagggtagtttggaaatttagttaaaatataagggatataaaagtaatttccatggtcaaagaaaatgactttaagcacttagaaaaaaaaagttagaaatcctaacttttcatttttgactgagtttaagaactttatgacttaaagttagcattaggcaaacacgtccaaaagctaaaaaggttgaccaacttaaagcccatccaaacgggctctatatgtAACTGATCCTAGATGCATAAGAATGCTTAATTCCTTGGCCTCATTGAGAAGTGGGCCTGCGTTACAACAGATTCCCACATTTCTGTGTAGACTCACTGTGTCATTAGATGATATTATACAAAAATTCTGTACTTCTCCAGAAGCAGCATGCAGAATTAATGGCGAAGATTGGGAAGAAAGCTGCATATCTGAAAGACTTGGAAGAGCAAGTATGTTCATTGTCTACTCCTTTCGTACTATTGTCATAAGCTCTTCAAATCAACATTGAAGAAACACTACACCTAACTGAGTTGTTGCAATGATCTTTACTTTCTGCACAATTTGGGAAAGCTTGCAAGTCTGCAGAATCTTAAGCTGCGGAATGAACAGTCGTGTAAATCTACAAATGGCCCTTCACAAGGATTCTCTTTGCCATTTATACTTGTTCAGGTATAAGGCTTTAACTTTTCCTCCGAAATTACTGGATCTACTTATTAACATGGTAGACGCTTTGATCACACAAAGATCAAAGTAAATGGTCCTTAATTATATCTTTCACCTTTTGATTTACTACTTGTGTTTTTTGATATTGTACGGTAAAGTCCAAATATTTTGTCAAACAGCTTAGGTTTTTAAGCCATTTTGACTCATATCTTTTCATTTACTTTTTTTGTATAAGTAGTGTTGCACGTTAAATTCCTTCAAGTCTTTGACAAACATTTTAGATTTTCAACGAATTTTATAATGTTCAATCTGAttgatttttgtttttcatACTGTTCATGAGAATGATTTTGTTCCCTATCTTTCAAATGATGTGTTATTATGTCCAGCTCTTTGACTGAGCCACAAAGCTCacatagaaatatgaaataaataatattcTTATTAACTTCCAAAATACCTTCACAAGGTACGGGGGTAAGGCTATGTATATATcacccttcccagaccccactcGTGAgattacactaggtatgttgttgtattaaCTTCGCAAACAGTTTTGCATAAAATGCATGTTGTGTGGAATTTGTTACAAGCATGTGGAACTATCACAGAAAGCATGAGTTAAGAGTCCTGATTGGTGAGTGTTTGGTGTTGGAACCACCATTCGAACGTAGGAGTTCCAAGACTGGAAGCACCCTACTTGTTTGACACATTACTTGCAGTTCACTCAGCTAGTTATTTACTCCCTCTGTactaatttatgtgacactgtTTGACTAGGCACAaagtttaaaaaaagaaaggaagactttttgaattttgaaatttgtggtctaaaacaGTAAGGGTAAGGGTAACAGGGAAGTTTAAGGTTAAGCTATATCTAATTATAGAAAAgtgacattctttttgggacAGACTAAAAAGGAATCGTTCCACATAAATTGGACCGGAGGTACTACGTTGCATGGACTTTTGTATGGGCATGGGGGGTATGTATCAGGTACAGAGCTTGTAAGTATTGGTATGGACATTTCCCATGTTTAGCAAGTTTTAGTATAGCTTTTTAGGCTCTGTCTGAAATATTAACATCCACCTAATACTAGTTTAACATGATTACGTCAAGACAAGTGGAGAGTCTGTTCATCATAATTATTGGAAATATATGTGATTGTCTGTAAGCTACTCTTGAATTTCTGAGAATTCTATGAGTACATGCCTATAATGTGCAGAATTTCTGACTCATTTCCTCTTTCACAAAATACTGATATAGACTGCTTCCCATGCTACGGTTGAAGTTGAGATCTCGGAGGATATGCAGTTGGTCCACTTTGACTTCAACAGGTATGTGAACATCTTTAAAGGCCAACTGATATATATCATTTGGCATGCggattaaaattttgtatacAGTAAGAATTCGTTATCATCCTCATAGGGCTGATAATAGATTCACCCCACAAAATAAAGCAGCTCTTTATCATACAACCCGTTTTTTGCATTGTTGTGCTAATTGGGTTAGAGTTGCAAAAAGGCTATTGACATCAGATGATTGGAATTTCGAAACCTACCAAAGGAGGAGTTTAAATTTGGAGAAAGATGATAATGAGAAGATGAAGGGGATGAATCACCGCATCTTTGACTATTTAAGTAAATTACCATGTACACCCTCTCCATCCCAATTTAGGTATCCCATTTGGTTTGAAGTCGATTACTATTGTAAGAGTTATATCTTATGAGTTTAGATAAAAGTAGGTCCAAAAATGAAGGTAAAGTTGACTTTTTGAAGAATTTAAACATTGTTTAGTaacctatgttgctcggactcttcaaaaatttcAGCGGGTgcgtgtcggattctccaaaagtagcgtatttttggagaatccaacACAGGTGTGGCATCGAAATTGAAGAGTCCGCGCAACTTAGTAACTATTAGAACCATGAAAAGTATGGAGAAGTGTTAATAGAGAAAACTACGGGACAATCCAAGACGAAAGTAGTACCATTACACTCTTTCCCCTCAAGTCAAACTTTTTGTTTCCCAACCATAAGTGGTTAGGATTTGCATATCATTGTCATAATCATTGTCAAgaattcttttttccttttcaatatTTCTGCATTATCTGTTGTGTAGAAATGCAGATTCAATTTAAATGAAACTTGTTCGATTTCTTTACAGGAATATTATTACACATAAGTTTAACATGACTTTTCTTGTTGATACTTTGGCAGCGTTCCTTTCTCTTTGCACGATGATGCTTATGTCCTAAAACTGATGCACAATTATGAGCTCTTAGAGAGTGAAAGTGTATCTCAAACTTCCTAAATACACTCATCGTGTAGCTAGTCCTGAGGTCGCTTCAGAAGGCAGCAGATCATTTTACTGGAACTTCGGAATTGACACACCCCAAATGATATTTTGTCAATCTACATAGAGACTCCAGTATTAGTCACACAGTATTTGTACCTTACAGAATACATAGTCATACATGGCATTAATACAGTTTATGTAGAAGTTAAAGAGCTGGTAATTATCTTTGTTGCATTTTGCAACACTCAAATAGGCTGACACCATGCCTTGGTagttttttgttcttttctGGAAAATGGTAGTATAAGATTTTGGTGAACAGAAATGTACTTAGTGTatcttatgttttattttggACACATCGACTGCCGCTTAAATTTGTCAGTAAATTTTATTCAGACTCTTTGATTTTAGTTTGTCCCAATTGAGCACCTAAATATATGATAAGTGTTCTTATTAGACACTTCTAGCTCAAATTTAAAACCTTTTGTGGTTGGTTCTCAAGTGCTTATTATGTTTGATAAGTTAACCCCTTAAAATATGTCACATCTCTTAATTATACACATTAGTTTCAACAAAACGGTAAAACCTCAAGCCTATACAAATTGAGGTTGATTTGTATAACTAAAGGAGGTGTCAGATTTTATGTGATTAACTTATCTATGTAATATATGCTTGAGAACATTCATAAAaggtttttcaaaaattgaattagaaGAATCTAATATGAACACCTTAATTTATTATGTGTTGAGTTGCTTAACTGAAACATGTCATAGTTTTCATTGGTACGTTTTTACGTCAATTCTCTCTTTAATTAAAAGATATATTCATAaaagttttttcaaaattttaatcagAAGTGTCTAATATAAACACTTTAATTTATTATGTATTAAGGTGTTTAACTGGAACATGTTATAGTTTTATTGGTAGGTTTTTACTACAATTCTCTCTGATTAAAAGGTGCAAGTAACATGCTATAAAAGGTTATGTAACATTTACAATAAGTTATAAACgagtttttattaaataaaaatcacctactattattttaaaatgacttgattgcataaatattttttatgctaTTTAATTAGAAGGTTTtgttaacaacaacaacaaaaaaggGGGCAAATGTCAAGAGATTTGCACACTTATTGAAGGGGTAAATTGCAAAGACGGAATATGCTTTATTTAAGCTTCATACTTCCtttgttcacttttatttgttcaAAACTTATGTCTCTTAAAAAATAAcgattaatataaatattttgtgcCATAATAGTCATATTCATTGGTGTATAATTTTAGGTCTTCAAAAATGATTTAGAAAATAAGTAATTAGTGTTAAATATAAgaagtaaaagtaaaaaaatatttttaaaatactggataaataaaagtaaacagagGAAGTAATGACTTAGATTTTGAAATGAGATGATAGATCAAAACATCCCTAAACTAttaagtttttattattttcatatttaaaataggaaaatgaGTCAAAACTAACCCTCAATTATGGGAAaggaaattcaaaatttataagaCAAGAActgaatttctttttctttttatttttcttcttaaaagAAGTTTTGTGAATTACTGTTTTGTGTTTACCACACTGCTAAGTTGCTTAGCCCAAGAGacctttgaaaattataaaCACTTAACTATCACAATGTCTGATTCTTTTCACTTTTTTAGAATGTGAAGGTGGGCTCCTTCTTTCTATTATATTCATTTAcacatttttttattatctaaTATTGGTAGGTAAAGCCTAcagttttaattatttatttatatactgCCATGCACAGCAGTATGGTGTTGGGGGTGGCTGGGGTGGGGTAGAGGAAAGCATACTTGAGAATGTTTGTCTAATAAAgaccttttctttaattaattaattcataatttgGCTTTATTAttagtaatattttatatatcttaAACTTACACTATATTACTCTTATGTAATATTATATCTATGCATGTAAATGATTGAATTGCACATTTGTTGGTGCTTTTGAAGTTACAGATTTGAGCGGTAAAAAAATTCTCACACGTTTTTTTAGCCCCATCCTAGTGGCAGAGTTCATGTAGTCAAAAAAGCTTAATGAAttagagaatatatatatatataaaagagcctaaaatgccctttaacTATTGAAAAAGGTataaaaataccctttatttatctattgagcctaaaatgcccttaacaTCCATCTTTAGgtccaaaattaattatttaaaattaattataaatcaaaatttttttaacaaaattttaattaaataattttttttaactacgtggtggccatctattggttacaatttaattatttaaaattaattataaatcaaaatttatttaaaataattttaattaaataatttttttaaacacatgtcttccatctattggttataatttttaattatttaaaattaattataaatcaaaatttatttaatagaattttaattacggaaaagggcctaaaatgccctcgaactattaaaaatggtacaaaaatgccccTTATCCATCTATTGGGCTTAAAATGCCCTTTTTCGTTAATgaaaaagtcatttttggatctaaaggtggatgtcaagggcattttaggcccaatagatggatgaggggcatttttgtaccatttccaatagttcgaGGACATTTTAGGTCattttccatatatatatatatatatatattgttgagTCCCCtgcattaattttaaaatgttacCGCAAACCCTACTTTAATTTCCAGAGAGCACTTTGTGTATATATTTGATGTCCTTAATTTCCATCAGAAATTAGTCAACTGACTAATACAGTTAATTAGTTATATAGCACTAATTATATGTGCCTATATAAGTAGCTAGTTAACTCTGTACAAATTCATGCAAAAATAGATTGTAGTATTAATATCTTGAAGCTGGCTTAGTTTGtttatcccccccccccccttttatatatatatatatatattagggaCACATTTAACTCTAACTCATGGATATGTCTTGTTGCAAACATGTATCCCATAATAACACTACTTTACCCTGCATGCAGCATGACAGATATGACAGCCACCACATTGTATTCTCTCTGTCTATATATAcactctatatatatatataaaaggctTCTAGCGGCCATATATATGCACATTAACAAAGAGTGTTAAAGTTTTTATCGACATTAGTTAATTGTCTTAATTTTAATTAGGAGCATTTACAAAGAGTGATAAAATATAATTGTCACTAGTAATTGCCTCTAGTAA
This DNA window, taken from Solanum dulcamara chromosome 3, daSolDulc1.2, whole genome shotgun sequence, encodes the following:
- the LOC129881987 gene encoding transcription factor-like protein DPA; translated protein: MLSCLVKTLCSFSCTNNNCLFRPFSFVIDPCLQTHSTFRKSACMMDGKTSASTIQGFNRRCSEGKGSFRATTDNNDKTLHVNQHAQTSDTAKLKKGSKIVGGGLRQYSIMVCKKVEDKGRITYSEVADEIIAELMAMESSSSVPLNESDEKNIRRRVYDSLNVLMALDVIERDRKEIRWKGLPDSDSRDMEETKKQHAELMAKIGKKAAYLKDLEEQLASLQNLKLRNEQSCKSTNGPSQGFSLPFILVQTASHATVEVEISEDMQLVHFDFNSVPFSLHDDAYVLKLMHNYELLESESVSQTS
- the LOC129882233 gene encoding beta-glucuronosyltransferase GlcAT14C; the encoded protein is MKRTHLRYIHHKKWSTPIIVFTILALILLLTLILTNPTSSFKPKSSNPQSKSVLSDEKAEILPELPRLAYLISGTKNDGVKMKRLLQAVYHPRNYYLLHLDLESSDSERLELAKYVKLEFVFRDFGNVKVVGKSDLVTYKGPTMLASMLHAIAILLKLPKKWDWFINLSASDYPLMTQDDILHIFSYLPRDLNFLEHSSNIGYKEFSRVRPIIIDPGLYHLKKSGVFWAKEKRSAPASFKVFMGSEWVMLSRPFLEFCIWGWDNLPRTLLMYYTNFLYSLEGYFHTIVCNHKDYQNTTVNHDLHYIKWDNPPRQYPINLTLKHFEDMIQSGVPFARTFATDDPVLDKIDKDILRRSHGRFSSGAWCVGTSALGKDPCIVYGSIDAVKPSAGSRSLEKLVLKLLDTENFRSRQCK